Genomic DNA from Thermobifida alba:
CAACCCGCTGCTGGGCGAGCACGGGGCCAGCGCGGTCTTCGGCCCGCAGAAGGGCGCCGACCCCGCGCGGGTGCACGCGCTGGACGCCGCGCTCACCCGCTTCGCGGAGCTCACCGACCCCGCGGGGACGCTGCGCGACACCCCCGGAGCGGGCGCGGCCGGCGGTCTGGGATACGGCCTGCTGCTGCTCGGCGGCACGGTCGAGTCCGGCGTCGCCCTGGTGCTGGAGGCGGTCGGCCTCGACGACCTCGTCGCCTCCGCCGACGTCGTCGTCACCGGGGAGGGCTCCTTCGACTCCCAGTCCCTGCGCGGCAAGCTGCCGCACGGCGTGGCCCGCGCCGCGGCCCGGCACGGCGTCCCCTGCCTGGTGCTGGCCGGACGGGTCGCCGTGGACGAGGCCGAGGCCGCCGCGGCGGGGGTCACCGCGGCCCACTCCCTGGTGGAGTCGGCCGGATCCGTCCAGGCCGCGCTGGAACGCTCCGGTCCGGAACTGCGCGCGCTCTCCGCCCGGGTGGCGAGCGGGTGGAAACGCTGAGGCGCGGCCGTCCGCCCCGCCGCGCGGGGAACGGGGCAAGGGGCACGTCACGGACGTTCGGCCGATGGCGGTCGACCCCCGGAGGACCTACTCTGAGGGTGAGCATCGGATGGAATGCCGGAACGAACACTGACGTTGACACGTCAGGAACCGATGGGTCGCCCGACGGCGGCCACCCCGTTTTGGAGGAGTTTCGCACATGACGGTTCAGACTGACGCCACCACGCAGGGGGTCACCCTGACCGATGCGGCGGTGGAGAAGGTCAAGTCGCTGCTGGCCCAGGAGGGCCGCGACGACCTGAGGCTGCGCCTGGGCGTGGCGCCCGGCGGCTGCTCGGGGCTGCGCTACCAGCTCTACTTCGACGAGCGGCAGCTCGACGGGGACATCGTGACCGACCACAACGGGGTCGAGCTCGTCGTCGACCGCTACAGCATGCCCTACCTCACGGGCGCCACCATCGACTTCGTCGACACGATCGAGAAGCAGGGCTTCACGATCGACAACCCCAGCGCGCAGAGCTCCTGCGCCTGCGGCGACTCCTTCCACTAGTCGGCCGCGGCCAGTGCCCCGCGCGCCGGTCGGGGCCCGCTCGGAGACCTCTCCGGACGGGCCCCTTCGCCGTCTTGGCGACCGCCGCGGCCCCGGGGAGGCGGCGGCTACAGTTGTGCCGTCCGCAACCCGTCTTCGACCCCGAGGAGCCCGTCGCCGTGCGCATCGCGGTTACCGGATCAATCGCCACCGACCACCTGATGACCTTCGAGGGCCGGTTCGCCGAGCAGCTCATCGCCGACCAGCTGACGCAGGTCTCCCTGTCCTTCCTCGTCGACGAACTGGAGGTGCGCCGGGGAGGGGTCGCCGCCAACATCAGCTTCGGCCTGGGCTGCCTGGGGCTCAACCCCGTCCTGGTCGGTGCGGTGGGTGCGGACTTCGCCGAGTACGCCGCCTGGCTGGAGCGGCACGGCGTGGACGTCTCGGGCGTGCACGTCTCCGAGATGCGGCACACCGCGCGGTTCGTGTGCACCACCGACCGCGACCACAACCAGATCGCCTCCTTCTACGCCGGGGCGATGGCGGAGGCGCGCAACATCGAGCTGTGGCCGCTCGCCCAGCGCCTGGGCGGCCTCGACCTGGTCGTGGTGGGGGCCAACGACCCCGAGGCGATGGTCCGCCACAGCGAGGAGTGCCGGGTGCGCGGGCTGAGCTTCGCCGCCGACCCCTCCCAGCAGCTCGCCCGCATGGAGGGGCCCCAGGTGCGCTCCCTCGTCGAGGGCGCCGAGTACCTGTTCGCCAACGAGTACGAGAAGGCGCTGACCGAGCAGAAGACCGGCTGGAGCGACGCGGAGCTGCTCACCCGGGTGCGGACCCGGGTGACCACCCTGGGCGCCAAGGGGGTGCGCGTCGACCGCGCCGGGGAGCCCAGCCTGCACGTGCCCGCGGCCCACGTCTCCGAGGCGGTCGACCCCACCGGCGCGGGCGACGCCTTCCGCGCCGGGTTCCTCGCGGCCGTCTCCTGGGGCCTGGACCCGGACCGCTGCGCCCAGGTCGGCAACGCCGCGGCCGCGCACTGCCTGGAGGTGAGCGGGCCGCAGGAGTACCGCATGACCCCCCAGAGCCTCCTGGACCGGCTGGCCCGCTCCTACGGCGACGACGCGGCCGCCGAGGTCGCCGACCGCATGCCCGGTTGAGCCCCGCCGCCCCGCACGGTCGCGGGGACGGGCGGTTCGGTGGTCGGGGCAGTGGCCGGACCCGCGTAGAGTAGATGACCGACCCTCGTGTCCGGGCATCTCGCCGTCGACCTGTTCTGGTCCGCGCGCTCGGCATGAACCGGCCCGGGCGCTGAGACGCGTGCCGGGAACATCGCCAAGGCCGCCGCGTGCGGGGTCACCGCGGCGGTGGGGAACAGACCCGTCCCGTGGCGGACGGGCTGGGCCGTCCCACGACGCCTCCCAGAACCAGGCGAGCCTTACCTGGGATTCCCGCCTTTTCCGAGAACCGAAAACGGAGGACTCGAATGCGCTACACCGGACCCAAGGTGCGGTTGTCCCGGCGCGCTGGCACCCCCCTGACCCGTAAGGCGGTCAGGTACTTCGAGAAGCGCCCCTACCCGCCCGGTGAGCACGGCCGCCGGGTGCGCCGCTCCACCAGCGACTACGCCGTCCGCCAGGCCGAGAAGCAGAAGCTGCGCTGGTACTACGACCTGTCGGAGAAGCAGCTGGCCCGCGTCTACGAGAACGCCAAGAAGCGTGCGGGCCGTACCGGTGAGGAGATGATCGCCGAGCTGGAGCTGCGCCTGGCCACGGTGGTGCTGCGCGCGGGCTTCGCCGCCTCGATCTACGCGGCCCGCCAGTTCATCACCCACGGGCACATCACCGTGGACGGCAAGAAGGTGGACATCCCGTCCTACCAGGTCAAGCCGGGCCAGATCATCGGTGTGCGGGAGAAGTCGCGCACCATGGTCCCGTTTGTGGAGGCCGCCGAGGGCGTGCACGCCGACGAGAAGATCGCCGGCTACCTCGCCGTCAGCCACAAGGACCTGCGGATCGCCGTGGTGGACCGGCCCAAGCGCGAGCAGGTTCCGGTGCCCTTCGACGAGCAGCTCGTCGTCGAGTACTACGCCCGCTGACCCGCGTCGGCTGCCAGGGCCGCACGCCTCCCCGGGAGGTGTGCGGCCCTCGCCGTCGCGGGGGACCGCGCGTGCCGGTCAGTACATGCGCTGCACGTGGAAGGCGCTGCCCCGGCTGAGCGGGACCTCCGCGACGAAGGTGTGCCGCTTCATCCGGCACCACGCCGGGATGTCGGTGCGCGCCGCCGGATCGTCGGCCGTCACCGCGATCACCGCTCCGATCGGCACCTCCCGCAGGCGTCCGGCGAGCATGATGATCGGCACGGGGCACTTGCGGCCGATCGCGTCGATGGTCAGCACAGGCTGCTCCAGCACCGCGAGTCTCCTTGTCCGAGGGTGGTGTGTCCTAATCTTTACCCCGGCAGGCGGCTAAAAGGCACCCGGTGAGACGGCTCGTGAGCACGGCGATAACCTCGCCTTAGCCAGTCCTGCGGTTTCAGGGGCTGCCGAGGTTACGGTCAGGGCTGCGCCCTCACAACGGACGTTGTGCAACACGCTGACCAGCGGTCCCCGGAGACGGGCGCTGGGGCGTTCGCGATAATGTTTCCGCTTGACAGGCTTTTGAGACATAGGACCCGCCCGCACACACACGGTGCGGCATCACCGCTGGGAAGGCAATCCGTGAGTCCGACCCGCCATAGGAATCGGCGCCACGCGCTGCGCCGATGGGCACCACGCGGCGCCATGCTCGCCGCGCTGGCTGTGGCCGCGACCGGCTGCGCGTCGAACGAGTTCACTCGTCTGGGGCTGCCGGAGCCGATCACCGAGCAGGCAGAGCGTGTCCTCACGCTCTGGCAGGGCTCGTGGGTGGCGGCGTTCGCGGTCGGCATCCTCGTCTGGGGGCTGATCATCTGGTCGGTGATCGCCCACCGCAAGCGCTCCGAGCAGCTTCCGCCTCAGGTGCGCTACAACATGCCCATCGAGGCGCTCTACACCGTTCTGCCCGTCATTGTCGTCTCGGTGCTGTTCTACTTCACCGCCCGGGACCAGACCTACCTGATGGAGACCGACGAGCCCGCCGACGTCTACGTCGACGTGAACGCGTTCCAGTGGAGCTGGCAGTTCACGTACGAGGAGGAGCTGGACGTCAACGGCAACCCGGTCTCCGTCGCCGGTGTCCCGTCCACCAGCAAGGACGAGCTGCCGGTCCTGGTCCTGCCGAGCGACAGCGTCGTGCACTTCGACCTGGACGCCCCGGACGTCATCCACTCGTTCTGGATCCCCGCGTTCGCGTTCAAGATGGACGCCATCCCGGGCCACCCCAACGAGTTCCAGGTCAAGATCAAGCCCGGCGTCGAGGGCGACTACGAGGGCCGCTGCGCGGAGCTGTGCGGTTACGACCACTCCCGCATGCTCTTCACCCTCCGGGTGGTCACCCCCGAGGAGTACCAGGCCTGGATCGAGGAGCAGAAGGCCAACCCCCAGGAGCTGCCCGCGGTCCCCGACGTGCAGGAGGAGGCTCCCGCTCCTGACCCGGGCCTGGACACGGCCACCCAGGAATCCGCAGACCAGGACTCCTCCGACACCGCGGCCACGGCTGAGGACGACGCCGCGGCCACGGCCGAAGAAGAGGATGATCAGTAGATGACGACGACGGCTGATACTCCGACGACGACCGTCCGGGCGTCCGCCGCAGCGCGGCGGCCCGCTCCGGGCTCGAAGATCGTCAACCTGGTGACGTCGACCGACCACAAGGTCATCGGGTACATGTACCTGATCACCTCGTTCGTGTTCTTCATCGTCGCCGGCATCATGGCGCTGCTGATCCGGGCCGAGCTGATGTTCCCCGGCATGCAGCTGATGAACAACGAGACCTACAACCAGCTGTTCACCATGCACGGCACGGTGATGCTGCTGCTGTTCGCGACGCCGCTGTTCGTCGGGTTCGCGAACGCGCTGGTGCCGCTGCAGATCGGCGCGCCCGACGTGGCCTTCCCCCGGCTCAACCAGTTCGGGTACTACCTGTTCCTGTTCGGCGGTCTGATCGTGCTGGCCGGGTTCTTCACCCCCGGCGGCGCGGCGAGCTTCGGCTGGTTCGCCTACGTGCCGCTGTCGGACGCGGTGCGCTCCCCCGGCCTCGGCGGCGACCTGTGGATCATGGGCCTGGCCATCAGCGGCCTGAGCACCATCCTCGGCGCGGTGAACTTCCTCACCACGATCCTGTGCATGCGCGCGCCCGGCATGACCATGTTCCGCATGCCGATCTTCACCTGGAACGTGGCGCTGACCAGCGTCCTGGTGCTGATCGCCTTCCCGGTGCTCACCGGCTCCTTCGCCGGCCTGGCCGCCGACCGCATCGTCGGTGCGCAGGTCTTCAACCCCGAGCACGGCGGCGCGATCCTCTACCAGCACCTGTTCTGGTTCTTCGGCCACCCGGAGGTCTACATCATCGCGCTGCCGTTCTTCGGCATCGCCACCGAGATCCTGCCGGTGTTCAGCCGCAAGCCGATCTTCGGCTACAAGAGCCTCATCGGCGCCACCGTGGCCATCACGGGGCTGTCGATCACGGTGTGGGCGCACCACATGTTCCCCACCGGCGCGGTGCTGCTGCCGTTCTTCTCCTTCATGTCGTTCCTCATCGCGGTGCCCACCGGCGTGAAGTTCTTCAACTGGATCGGCACCATGTGGCGCGGCCAGCTCACCTTCGAGTCCCCGATGCTGTTCACCATCGGCTTCATGGTGACCTTCCTGTTCGGCGGACTCACCGGAGTGCTCCTGGCCTCCCCGCCGCTGGACTTCCACGTCACCGACACCTACTTCGTGGTGGCCCACTTCCACTACGTGGTGTTCGGCACCGTGGTGTTCGCGATGTTCGCGGGCTTCTACTTCTGGTGGCCCAAGTTCACCGGGAAGATGCTCGACGAGACGCTGGCCAAGTGGCACTTCTGGACGCTGTTCTTCGGCTTCCACGGCACCTTCCTGGTGCAGCACTGGCTGGGCGCGGAGGGCATGCCGCGGCGCTACGCCGACTACCTGCCCAGCGACGGGTTCACGGTGCTCAACCAGATCTCCACGATCGGCTCGTTCGTCCTGGGCGCCTCCACGCTGTTCTTCCTCTACAACGTCTGGGTGACCCACAAGAAGGCGCCGAAGGTCACCGTGGACGACCCGTGGGGCTACGGCTGCTCCCTGGAGTGGGCGACCTCGTGTCCGCCGCCGCGGCACAACTTCACCTCGCTGCCGCGCATCCGCAGCGAGCGCCCCGCGTTCGACCTGAACCACCCCTACGCGGCGGCTCCCGGAGTCGTCCCGGTGGACACGAAGTAGAAGGAGAGCACCATGCGAGTTCAGGCACTCCTGTTCATGGGCGTCTCCAGCTTCTTCGGAGCGATCGCGGTCATCTACGCCCTGGCGAGCTGGTACCTCACCGGCCAGGTGGAGTGGACCGGCACGGTCACGCTGCTCATCGCGATCGGCTTCGGCTGGATGGTCGGCTTCTGGCTGCTCCAGGCCACCCGGCGCAGTGAGCACTACCACGGCCTGCCGCCGGAGGAGCGGATCGACGCCGAGATCGACGAGGGCGCGGGCGAGTACGGCTTCTTCAGCCCGCACAGCTGGTGGCCGCTGTTCGTGGCCATGGCGGTCGCCTTCACCGCGGTGGGCATCGCGGTCGGCTGGTGGATGACCGCCATCGGGTTCCTCGCGATCATCCTGACCGTCATCGGCTGGGTCTTCGAGTACTACCGGGGCGAGTTCCAGCACTAGGCGGAACTCGGGACGGACCGGAGGGCGGCGCCTGCTTGGCCGGGCGCCGCCCTTTCGGTATCTTTCTGGTTACGGGCCAGGTGCGTGTCGAAAACGTGACACGCGCCTACGGCCCTTTTTGCTTTTTTCCTTGAACTTTTCGGCCGAGCCGCGCGTCCTATCACGGCGAAACCATGTTTGTCGGACGAGAACAGGCACTGACTGGAGGTCGCACGAGTGGAGGGCAGAGCATTTCCGACGGCTCGCAGTCTCGGGGTCGGATTGGCGGCGGTAAGCCTCCTCTTCACCGTGGCGTGCTCCGGTTCGGGTGGGCAGGAAGCCAGCGGGGTCAGCAGCGACTCGCCCACGGTGGAACTCACCATCGTTCCTGCCGACGGGGAGTCCGAGGTCAACCCGGACACCCCCATCACGGTGACCGCGGCCAACGGGACCATCGAGGAGGTCAAGGTCACCCAGAGCCCGGCTCCCGAGGAGGAGGCCGGGGGTGAGGCCGCCGCGGAGACCGCGGAGGCGGAGGAGGGCGGCCCGGCAGAGGTCGACACCATCACCGGGACGCTGAACGAGGACGGGACCGAGTGGGTCAGCGACTGGACGCTGATCCCCGGCAGCACGGTCACCGTGGTGGCCACCGGGAAGAGCCCGGAGGGGGAGACCTCCGAGTTCACCAGCGAGTTCACCACGCTGGCGGCCACCCCCGGACACCGGTTGGAGATCCAGTCGAACTTCCCGGTCAGCGGTGACGTGGTCGGTGTGGGCATGCCGGTGATCATCAACTTCGACCTGCCGGTGGAGAACAAGGCCGCGGTGGAGGCGGCCCTGGAGGTGGTCTCGGAGAAGCCCGCCCAGGGCGCGTGGAACTGGTTCGGCGACCAGACGGTGGTGTTCCGCACCGAGGAGTACTGGGAGCCCAACCAGAAGGTGACCGTCAACATGCACCTGGCGGGCGTGCAGGCCGCCGAGGGCGTCTACGGCATCAAGAACCACCAGCTCAACTTCGAGGTGGGCCGTTCCCAGATCACCGAGATCGACAACGACACCCACCGCATGGTCGTCACCCGCGACGGTGAGCAGATCCAGGACTTCCCCATCAGCAACGGCAAGGCCACCACCCGCGCCTACACCACCACCTCGGGCATCCACCTGACCATGGAGAAGTACCAGCACCTGGTCATGGACTCGGCCACGGTCGGCATCCCGCCGGGGCACCCCGACTACTACAAGCTGGACGTCAACTACGCGGTCCGCTTCTCCAA
This window encodes:
- the erpA gene encoding iron-sulfur cluster insertion protein ErpA encodes the protein MTVQTDATTQGVTLTDAAVEKVKSLLAQEGRDDLRLRLGVAPGGCSGLRYQLYFDERQLDGDIVTDHNGVELVVDRYSMPYLTGATIDFVDTIEKQGFTIDNPSAQSSCACGDSFH
- a CDS encoding carbohydrate kinase family protein, yielding MRIAVTGSIATDHLMTFEGRFAEQLIADQLTQVSLSFLVDELEVRRGGVAANISFGLGCLGLNPVLVGAVGADFAEYAAWLERHGVDVSGVHVSEMRHTARFVCTTDRDHNQIASFYAGAMAEARNIELWPLAQRLGGLDLVVVGANDPEAMVRHSEECRVRGLSFAADPSQQLARMEGPQVRSLVEGAEYLFANEYEKALTEQKTGWSDAELLTRVRTRVTTLGAKGVRVDRAGEPSLHVPAAHVSEAVDPTGAGDAFRAGFLAAVSWGLDPDRCAQVGNAAAAHCLEVSGPQEYRMTPQSLLDRLARSYGDDAAAEVADRMPG
- the rpsD gene encoding 30S ribosomal protein S4, producing the protein MRYTGPKVRLSRRAGTPLTRKAVRYFEKRPYPPGEHGRRVRRSTSDYAVRQAEKQKLRWYYDLSEKQLARVYENAKKRAGRTGEEMIAELELRLATVVLRAGFAASIYAARQFITHGHITVDGKKVDIPSYQVKPGQIIGVREKSRTMVPFVEAAEGVHADEKIAGYLAVSHKDLRIAVVDRPKREQVPVPFDEQLVVEYYAR
- a CDS encoding sulfurtransferase TusA family protein, which gives rise to MLEQPVLTIDAIGRKCPVPIIMLAGRLREVPIGAVIAVTADDPAARTDIPAWCRMKRHTFVAEVPLSRGSAFHVQRMY
- the coxB gene encoding cytochrome c oxidase subunit II, which produces MPEPITEQAERVLTLWQGSWVAAFAVGILVWGLIIWSVIAHRKRSEQLPPQVRYNMPIEALYTVLPVIVVSVLFYFTARDQTYLMETDEPADVYVDVNAFQWSWQFTYEEELDVNGNPVSVAGVPSTSKDELPVLVLPSDSVVHFDLDAPDVIHSFWIPAFAFKMDAIPGHPNEFQVKIKPGVEGDYEGRCAELCGYDHSRMLFTLRVVTPEEYQAWIEEQKANPQELPAVPDVQEEAPAPDPGLDTATQESADQDSSDTAATAEDDAAATAEEEDDQ
- the ctaD gene encoding cytochrome c oxidase subunit I codes for the protein MYLITSFVFFIVAGIMALLIRAELMFPGMQLMNNETYNQLFTMHGTVMLLLFATPLFVGFANALVPLQIGAPDVAFPRLNQFGYYLFLFGGLIVLAGFFTPGGAASFGWFAYVPLSDAVRSPGLGGDLWIMGLAISGLSTILGAVNFLTTILCMRAPGMTMFRMPIFTWNVALTSVLVLIAFPVLTGSFAGLAADRIVGAQVFNPEHGGAILYQHLFWFFGHPEVYIIALPFFGIATEILPVFSRKPIFGYKSLIGATVAITGLSITVWAHHMFPTGAVLLPFFSFMSFLIAVPTGVKFFNWIGTMWRGQLTFESPMLFTIGFMVTFLFGGLTGVLLASPPLDFHVTDTYFVVAHFHYVVFGTVVFAMFAGFYFWWPKFTGKMLDETLAKWHFWTLFFGFHGTFLVQHWLGAEGMPRRYADYLPSDGFTVLNQISTIGSFVLGASTLFFLYNVWVTHKKAPKVTVDDPWGYGCSLEWATSCPPPRHNFTSLPRIRSERPAFDLNHPYAAAPGVVPVDTK
- a CDS encoding cytochrome c oxidase subunit 4 translates to MRVQALLFMGVSSFFGAIAVIYALASWYLTGQVEWTGTVTLLIAIGFGWMVGFWLLQATRRSEHYHGLPPEERIDAEIDEGAGEYGFFSPHSWWPLFVAMAVAFTAVGIAVGWWMTAIGFLAIILTVIGWVFEYYRGEFQH
- a CDS encoding L,D-transpeptidase is translated as MEGRAFPTARSLGVGLAAVSLLFTVACSGSGGQEASGVSSDSPTVELTIVPADGESEVNPDTPITVTAANGTIEEVKVTQSPAPEEEAGGEAAAETAEAEEGGPAEVDTITGTLNEDGTEWVSDWTLIPGSTVTVVATGKSPEGETSEFTSEFTTLAATPGHRLEIQSNFPVSGDVVGVGMPVIINFDLPVENKAAVEAALEVVSEKPAQGAWNWFGDQTVVFRTEEYWEPNQKVTVNMHLAGVQAAEGVYGIKNHQLNFEVGRSQITEIDNDTHRMVVTRDGEQIQDFPISNGKATTRAYTTTSGIHLTMEKYQHLVMDSATVGIPPGHPDYYKLDVNYAVRFSNSGEFTHAAPWNGSLGQANLSHGCVNMSTEDARWFYENSYMGDPLIVVGTDRELEVDNGWGYWQRSWDEWLANSTLGEADRTDEPGSPGSPHGTAVGEQAEAAE